From Coleofasciculaceae cyanobacterium, the proteins below share one genomic window:
- a CDS encoding YciI family protein produces the protein MPTFVKIEKGIVNKVIFDRYVSAHKSYVRQLIVRGHKAKTGYWGELGGGMLVFDADSLQEAQKIVAQDPLVIYNCVDYELHEWCIVVE, from the coding sequence ATGCCAACATTTGTAAAAATAGAAAAGGGAATAGTTAACAAAGTAATTTTTGATCGATACGTATCGGCTCATAAAAGCTATGTTCGCCAACTAATTGTCAGAGGACATAAAGCTAAAACTGGCTATTGGGGAGAATTAGGAGGAGGAATGCTAGTCTTTGACGCAGATTCTTTACAAGAAGCTCAGAAAATAGTGGCTCAAGATCCTCTGGTTATTTATAACTGTGTCGATTATGAACTGCACGAATGGTGCATCGTTGTTGAGTAA